The DNA sequence aaaaaaaaaaaaaaaagaagaacttTCTACTAGTTTAATCTGATCTAGCTATGCTTGCACAAGCAAACTGGCCATTGTATTACCATTATGTGTGTTTTTATTCTTATTCCTTTCCTTtattaagaaactaaaataatttgatGGTGTCAATTGTCATATGCCTTAATGTGAACATATTCTTTTCCCCTCATCTGGACTGTCTTTATTGCATGTTGGAATTCTTTGATTTCAGGGGTTAGGAAAACTGTTCATACTAGTATCTCTGCCCCTCCCctcctttttatttgtgttttatgttacatctgaatttatttttttgttgttttatggCAGATGAGAAACAGTAATAATCTCGAACATTCAGAACTTAGAGAGATTGCTGGCTCGGGAAGTATCAGTGCTCCTACTTATTTTGCCACTGCTGGAACCACTTTAATTATTGGGTTTGTTCCCAAATGTTAACTCCAAAAATAAAGGCTATCACTTGATTTTCTcgaaatataaaatttatctCTATAGTTATTCATGGTtctatttattattagtttttactTTAGTAGTATTGTTATGCTAGAACAAAGggataaatgattttttatggtcaaaataaaattcgGAAGTTACATAAATCTATAAAGGGGTCAAGGGGGTAATGTAGGATTTTTCAGGATGCAAGACTACAATAGATTTCGTGATGAGTTCTTGAAGGGTTCTTGAATAAGGATTGATGTTTAAAAGTTTTAAGTTAGAAAAGATTGAATCTTGATGGCTGTTTGGGGCTGAAACAGGgataaaactgaaaacaatataaataaaatactagGCAATCACACCTAGGTCTTCCTAAGCAATCACACTCAGGTAAGAGAAGCTAATCACACCCTCAAAGCTTGAAATAAGCTGCTGGAATTTTATTAGAACCACTCTCACTATGAATATTATTGAGTACAATAAAGCCTTTATATAGGCTATTGTTAAATAATTTCCTATAAGGACTAGGACTCCCAATAACCTATTCCTAGAATGACTAGgattactaataacaaaaaaaaaggacttaGTAACTTCTAAACCAAATAGGAAAAGGACTCAAATCATAAAATAAGACTCATGGGGCTTTGGTACAGCCAAGGACCCATTTTAGATTTCTGGAAATTACCAGATTTCCGTTATTCTagtagaatttaattaaaactgATCCAGCcgaaaataaacaataaaataagacTCGATTCAACTTTAGAATGACTAAGCAAGGTCCCAATAGTGCTCTCCATCATCCGAAACATCCCAAATTATGCTTGAGCCCTAGAACCAGATTTCCCTAGAATCTTACAGGCCTTTAAATGGGCTGTTACTTACGTGGTATCAGGGGTTGTACAGTTCTCATTTCAGATGGtactttatgtttttaaaaagttttgacaccaaGGGGAGGGGGGAATGGGAGTTTTGAACTACTGACCTGCACTATTTTGGCACCTAGTGCAATTTGTAGGTGCTTTTTAGATGCATCGGTATGGTGAATCACAAAAATCACCAATAGGGATTGATTACAGTATATAATGAGAGCATAAAACTGGTTTCTTCGTTGTTTGGTGGTCTAGTTTGTTGGACTGATATGTTCTTTTTTCAAGGCGAGATTTATACGCAGGGATATGAATGTGAGCTAAAATGGTtctttaatcaaattaattgtTATGTGTAGTAGAAGTCCCttatagatgacttataaaaaaggaaaagaaaaagaagtcaCTTATTGGATGTGTTTGCTTGACTTAATGCACAGTTTGAAGATTGAGCATGTTAAAGAGACTTTGAGTTTGCCATATGGATTTTGTTGGTACAGACTATACAGTCCTAAAGACTGCAGCCACAAACTACTATCCTTTATTTGTTGTTGGAAAGGTTCCTTGGTTTTGCTTAACAGTAGGATGAAGTTGAAATGACATACCTCTGTGGAGGAGTTGATAATGAGAATCAACTTGTAAGACCAGCAAAAGCAGGTACAGGACATGCAAGGGGCGATGTTGGTTCAAGAGGAACTCCTTTTCTGAACACAACTGATAGAATGTTGTTGTTTGGATAACATGTTGACATAATGAGCATGTAATAAAGATATAAGATGAGCAAGTGACAAATGCAAAGAAGGAATTGAAATTATTTGTCAGTTTTGAGTCAATTGCATCATTAGTTGCAGACAGGATGAGAGAAAGTCATGTGACAGATTTTCTATTTGGAATGACTATAAATGTACTTAGTACAAGCAGAAAACAGTTATCTGATGGGAGGAAACACGCAAGTAGAAGGGATGAGGTGAAGAGAATGGACATGTTAGGAAAGCTTCAGTTAAGGATGTGATTTTAGATAGAGATTACTGGCCCAAAAGGATAATATCTAGTTGACACCAACTAGtaacaattatttgtttttttaagtcaactttaaaaaaataagcatGTATTTCATCATGCTTCTTTGCCTCACCCCTTAATGGGAGATTGCCAAGTAGGATTATTGGATTCATGTTCTATTTCTGGAAATTCAGTCTGTGAGATTCTAATTGAGTTGATTGTACTTTGCATTTAGAAAAGCACTAGTTTaagagaaaagaatggaaaagctCAGGGGTTGTTAAAACAGATCATGAGAACAGCACTATGCTTGTGACATTCTTTTTAAGTTACAGGTAATTTGTTGTTtccatgatttttatttttgttattttcttcttcactcttaAACTGAAATAGAACTCTACTTTAACAGTTTGAAGGACTCTATTAGTTTATCACATGTCCACCTTTTTTCTAAACTGCAGGTATGGCTTGGGCTGGAGAGGTGGAAAGTGGTATGCAAATAGGAATTTCAGAAAGGAGCAGATGAAGTTGCTAGGACAGAAAAATCCTAGAGGTTGGCAGATAAATCCTAGAGGTTGGCAATTGCTTGGGCCGATAAAACCTAGAGGGTGGAAATTCCAATTCCTTAGAAGACGAATAACAAGATCCAAAGTGCCAGAAAATGCTGCCAGAACTACTGAAAAGATGCTTAAGGATGCTCCTAACCCTTAATTTTGGAGTAACTATCATTTGTAGTTGTTTTCAATATAAAAGGAGTGACTTTAGTTTTTTCTGGTGACTCCCATCAGGAAAAAGATTTTACTGATATGCTTTGATACCCATTAAAGGTTATTTTTTGTACTGGAATATATTTGTGggaatataatttattagtttCTTCGACTTCTTTTCCTCTCATATGCTAACAATACAAGGTTATGTTATCGTTTTTTTTGGTCTGCTTGTGAGTTGGGATCTTTTGTTGGTTTTCTGGAAACCTTTGTTCTCTGAAAGTGGTTGAAATACACTTCCATTTCTATGGCTTTATGGGTTGATTTATTCAACCTTTTCAGTCTGCAACGAGAGAGATGAGGAATATATGGTCTTAAAAtctcttaatttaattaatgaaagtCAACGCAATACTGGGATCCCTTGTTCCTTTTATAGCATATGTTGCTTGGACACAAAAGGCTGGTACGGTATAAACACTAGAAACTAAGAAGTTCTGTGAGCTGTGAAGAACAATTGATACAGCTAATGATAATATTGCATGCAGCATATTGTCGACTTAGGGTCTATTTGAgatctgtttattttgctgaaactgaaaattttttactgaaagtactgtaaataaaggtaaaagttagctgaaatagtacagtgagacttatgaatagtactaaaaagtatagtgggactcataaataatagcaaaaataagttgaatagtaaaataagctggcaaaattaatcatgccaaacaGACAATTAGTTGCAAGAAGAAAATTTGAGACCTTTTTTAACATAGATGTTGATTATTCCT is a window from the Quercus lobata isolate SW786 unplaced genomic scaffold, ValleyOak3.0 Primary Assembly Scq3eQI_185, whole genome shotgun sequence genome containing:
- the LOC115973442 gene encoding uncharacterized protein LOC115973442, whose amino-acid sequence is MQRLRSSGSSIWGNLVSTPRLKRKASNTWAAVQDAFFSTKDTFERNKVVFTVGTSLASVATAWIGYSLRYYHETRIDQRLETIEKAMRNSNNLEHSELREIAGSGSISAPTYFATAGTTLIIGYGLGWRGGKWYANRNFRKEQMKLLGQKNPRGWQINPRGWQLLGPIKPRGWKFQFLRRRITRSKVPENAARTTEKMLKDAPNP